The Mesotoga sp. UBA6090 genome segment TCTCGCAATTGACAGAGAAGTTGATGTTCTCTTTCATTGCGGAGATCTCGTATCTCCTTTTGCTGCTCGAGAGCTACTTCGATTTAGAGGAGAACTACATGTGGTTATTGGAAACAATGATGGAGAATTGCTTGGCCTCAAGAGCGTGCTTGGGAACTCCCTAATCAAAGGCCCAAAGGAGATCGAGGTAAACGGACATAGGGTTATTCTGATGCATGAGCCTTTCGGACTGAAAGACACAATAAGAGGTTCTTTTCTTTTGTACGGCCACACACATAACCTCGATATTAGACTGGATTCCAGTCCTGTGATCGTAAATCCTGGTGAAAGCTGCGGCTATCTAACTGGAAGACCGACAGTTGTCATAATTGATCCGAATAATCTTAAGTGCGAGTTGATTGAACTCGAGTGAGAATAAAGACTAATTATAACATCTCTTTAACCGCGAAAAATCGACAGATACATATAATTAGACGACATAAATAAAACCAGTAACTGAATGGAGGTAATTCCTAGTGGAGAAAAACTTCGTGAAGAAAGAAGAGAATGTTGAAACGTTTCTCTTTTCCTTTGGTTCGGAAGAGGTTAGGAAGGCAGAAATGGACGTTGCCAGATATGTGAATCAGCAGTACACAATACCGGGTTTTAGGAAGGGAAAGGTACCGCTGAACATAGTAAGAAATTTCCTTGCGGAAAGCTTTGAAGAGATGGTTCTTGAGGCGCTCTCAGATAAAATCGAGGAAGAGCTAAAAGAGGAGAAAATCCTAATCCCAGCAGTCATAACCGAACAGAAGATGGAGGGAGAAGGTGCAAGAATTGAAGTGAAGCTTCACAGAGATCCCGAAGTAAAGATTTCTGACTATGAAAACCTTGATCTTAGAATCCCCAAGAAGGATGAAGTGATACTCAATTATGTGAACAATAGACTCGAAGAACTAAGAAACGAACACGCTATTGTAGAGCCTAAAGAGGGGCCGGTCAAAATTGGTGACATAGTCAAGATAGAATACACAATAATTAAGGGTGGCAAGAAAATAGCTGAAAACAAAGTTCAGGAGCTTAGCGTTGCTCCTGAAGACGACAGACCGATTGTCAAGAATGTAATTGGAAAAACAAAGGGGGACGTAGTTGAATTTCACAGAACGTTCGAGGACTCAGATAATGAATACTTCTATTCGGTCAAAATATTGGATGTTCTCAGCAAGAGTCCACTAGATCTTGACGATGAATTCGCAAAGACGGTAAATGCCGAGGCCAATTCTCTAGAAGAGCTCAAGCGGATTGTCGAAAAGGAGGGAGTGGAATCCTTCCTGAATTGGCAGAAGGACTTCTTGAGGCAACAGGCTATGGACAAGATCAATGATCTTGTTGAAATCGAAATCTCCGACTCGACGCTCGATTATTTTGTTCAGAGGACAATAGAGAACTCGAAGAAAGAAAAGAGCTACGATAACTACTTGAAACAGGCAGGAAGCGAAGAGAAGCTTTTGGAAGACTTCAGAAGCGGAGTTTTCGACGAGATAAAAAGGTCAAGATTCATCGACGAAATTGCTTCGAAGGAAGGCTTCAAAGCTGAACAAGAAGAAATCGAGGCTTATGCGGAGGAAATGGCACCGTACTGGGGCATCTCTGCCGACAGGGCAAGAGAGATGGTTAATTCTCGTGAAGACATCAAGGAAGACATTGTCTCAACCATCATTAGAAACAAAGTTCTGGACGCAGTAATTGAGCGCGCTGCAATCAGCGAAATGGAACCATCGCTTGAAAAGGAAGAGAAAGACAGCGAAAGTGATTCCGTGGAGGACTTTTCTACGGAATAGGCAATCAGCTCTTTTGTGATTGGAGATCTGTTCTACACGTAACGTTGTTGGCAAGTCAAAAAGAGGGGGTTGATATGAAAAAAAGAGTCGTTCTAATTTCAGTGGCTGCAGCCTCTGCAGTTGCGCTGTTTTTCTTTTTGAGAGCAGTATTCAGCGGAGAGCTGATACTAAATCCCGTTATTGTCGAAGGTCTTGGCCCCTTTTCTATCAGATGGTATGGAGTAATGATTGCAACAGCAATAATTGTTGCTTATGTTCTAGGAAGGCATCAGGGCCTCAAAGAAGGAATAGAGGAAGATTACATGATTGAGGCAGTCTTCATTGGCATAATCTTCGGGGTGTTGGGCGCCAGAATCTACTATGTTGTCTTCAATTATGAGATGTACAGGGGGGATTTCTGGAGCATTTTCAGGACCTGGGACGGAGGACTGGCAATTCACGGGGCTTTTTTCGCCGCTCTTCTGGTAACATCTCTCTACGTCACATTCAGAAAGAAAGCAAACCTAAAATTCCTACAGGCAACGGATATTTTCACAGCTGTATTACCTCTGGCTCAGGCCATTGGTCGATGGGGGAATTTCATTAACTATGAGGCATACGGATCGCCCACCGATCTCCCATGGAAGATGTTCGTCCCTTTAAGATACCGGATGCCGGGTTACTCCGAATTTGAATACTTCCATCCAACCTTTCTCTACGAAAGCCTGGCAAATGTAGCCATTTTCGCTGTACTATACTGGTATTTGGGGAAGAGAAAGAATTATGGAGAAGTAACCGCTCTTTACATGGTCTTCTATTCTATTGTGAGATTTTTCATTGAAGGCCTGAGGTTAGATAGCCTTTACATAGGTCAAACCGATATGAGAACAGCCAAAGCGGTCTCAGTAATCTTACTTATTACTGGAATAGTTTTGTTTATTTTTTCCCGGTATAAAGGTAAACAAGCGAAAAGAGCTTCTTGAATGCCTTAGCTCTATGTGAAAGCTCCTTTTTTACCGAATCCCCGAGAACACCAAACGTTTGCGAATAACCTTGGGGAACAAATATCGGATCATAGCCGAAACCACTTTCACCGCTTTGTTTCCTTGCAATAATTCCGTCGACTTTTCCCTCAACTCCAACCAAAACGCCGTTTGAAGGATCATAAAACAGGGCAGCACAGACAAATCGAGCTGCTCTGTTTTCTTCGTCCACCATTCTATCAAGAATGATCTGCATCTTTGTCAAGTAGTGACTGTTCTCCATGAATCTCGCAGAATTCACTCCAGGAAATCCTCCAAGAGAATCGATCACGAGTCCTGAATCATCCGCAAGAAGTGGTACTCCAAGATCCTTGTAAGCTTCGATCTTCTTCAGTGAATTTCCGAAGAAGGTTGCTGAATCTTCAACGATATCCTTCTTTGGAGCGATTGTTTCAATAGATTCAACATCAAATCCTGCAGGAAGAATGAGACGCACCTCTTTCAGTTTGTTTTCATTAGAAGTTACTAAGTAGAGCTTCACCTTCTAAGCTCCCTGATTTTCTTTACAACCATAGACGGATTTTCTGATCTGAACACTGCAGCACCCATTATAAGGATGTCTGCGCCTCTATTTACAAGGTCTTGAGCATTGTCTAGGCTCACTCCTCCATCCACTGCAATTTCAAACTTCAAATCCCTTTCATTTCGAATACGATTTAGAATGTCAATCTTTTTAGCAGCTTCGGGTATGAATTCTTGGCCGGTGTACCCAGGATTTACGGTCATAACCAGCACACCATCAGCAAACGAAAGAACCTCATCAAGAAAGGATACAGGCGTAGATGGATTCAGAACGACAAATGCTTTTGAATCGCTTTCTCTTATCTGTCCAAGAAGTCTGTGAAGATGATAGTTACCTTCAACATGAACGTGCAGATTCTTTGCGCCTAAAGCGGCATACTCCCGCACGTATCTAGAAGGATCCTCTGTCATCAAGTGAACGTCAAGTGGAGGATGATGTAGTCTTCCCAGGGCTTCCATGATAGGCACCCCAAAAGTTATATTTGGAACAAACACTCCATCCATAACATCTATGTGCAAGTAATCAGCATCGCGGACTCTTCTGACTTCACTGGCAAGTTCAGTAAGATCTGCCGCGAGAATCGAGGGAGAGATTCTAGCCATATTTTCGTCCTCCCTTCTCTA includes the following:
- the rpe gene encoding ribulose-phosphate 3-epimerase — translated: MARISPSILAADLTELASEVRRVRDADYLHIDVMDGVFVPNITFGVPIMEALGRLHHPPLDVHLMTEDPSRYVREYAALGAKNLHVHVEGNYHLHRLLGQIRESDSKAFVVLNPSTPVSFLDEVLSFADGVLVMTVNPGYTGQEFIPEAAKKIDILNRIRNERDLKFEIAVDGGVSLDNAQDLVNRGADILIMGAAVFRSENPSMVVKKIRELRR
- a CDS encoding non-canonical purine NTP pyrophosphatase, coding for MKLYLVTSNENKLKEVRLILPAGFDVESIETIAPKKDIVEDSATFFGNSLKKIEAYKDLGVPLLADDSGLVIDSLGGFPGVNSARFMENSHYLTKMQIILDRMVDEENRAARFVCAALFYDPSNGVLVGVEGKVDGIIARKQSGESGFGYDPIFVPQGYSQTFGVLGDSVKKELSHRAKAFKKLFSLVYLYTGKK
- a CDS encoding trigger factor is translated as MEKNFVKKEENVETFLFSFGSEEVRKAEMDVARYVNQQYTIPGFRKGKVPLNIVRNFLAESFEEMVLEALSDKIEEELKEEKILIPAVITEQKMEGEGARIEVKLHRDPEVKISDYENLDLRIPKKDEVILNYVNNRLEELRNEHAIVEPKEGPVKIGDIVKIEYTIIKGGKKIAENKVQELSVAPEDDRPIVKNVIGKTKGDVVEFHRTFEDSDNEYFYSVKILDVLSKSPLDLDDEFAKTVNAEANSLEELKRIVEKEGVESFLNWQKDFLRQQAMDKINDLVEIEISDSTLDYFVQRTIENSKKEKSYDNYLKQAGSEEKLLEDFRSGVFDEIKRSRFIDEIASKEGFKAEQEEIEAYAEEMAPYWGISADRAREMVNSREDIKEDIVSTIIRNKVLDAVIERAAISEMEPSLEKEEKDSESDSVEDFSTE
- a CDS encoding metallophosphoesterase yields the protein MKWMIMSDSHDNMARIAEAVSLAIDREVDVLFHCGDLVSPFAARELLRFRGELHVVIGNNDGELLGLKSVLGNSLIKGPKEIEVNGHRVILMHEPFGLKDTIRGSFLLYGHTHNLDIRLDSSPVIVNPGESCGYLTGRPTVVIIDPNNLKCELIELE
- the lgt gene encoding prolipoprotein diacylglyceryl transferase; its protein translation is MKKRVVLISVAAASAVALFFFLRAVFSGELILNPVIVEGLGPFSIRWYGVMIATAIIVAYVLGRHQGLKEGIEEDYMIEAVFIGIIFGVLGARIYYVVFNYEMYRGDFWSIFRTWDGGLAIHGAFFAALLVTSLYVTFRKKANLKFLQATDIFTAVLPLAQAIGRWGNFINYEAYGSPTDLPWKMFVPLRYRMPGYSEFEYFHPTFLYESLANVAIFAVLYWYLGKRKNYGEVTALYMVFYSIVRFFIEGLRLDSLYIGQTDMRTAKAVSVILLITGIVLFIFSRYKGKQAKRAS